The following are encoded in a window of Haloplanus vescus genomic DNA:
- the rpsJ gene encoding 30S ribosomal protein S10, translated as MQQARVRLAGTSPDDLDGICDEVREIASKTGVNLSGPIPLPTKTLEVPSRKSPDGEGTATWEHWEMRVHKRLIDIDADERALRQLMRIQVPNDVSIEIVLED; from the coding sequence ATGCAGCAAGCACGCGTTCGTCTGGCGGGCACGAGCCCCGACGACCTCGACGGCATCTGTGACGAGGTCCGCGAAATCGCGAGCAAGACCGGCGTCAACCTCAGCGGCCCGATTCCGCTGCCGACGAAGACCCTCGAGGTTCCGTCTCGGAAGTCCCCCGACGGAGAGGGGACTGCGACCTGGGAGCACTGGGAAATGCGCGTCCACAAGCGTCTGATCGACATCGACGCGGACGAACGCGCACTGCGCCAACTCATGCGCATCCAGGTGCCGAACGACGTCAGTATCGAGATCGTTCTCGAAGACTGA